In Pleurocapsa sp. PCC 7319, the following are encoded in one genomic region:
- a CDS encoding SDR family NAD(P)-dependent oxidoreductase produces MKITSSNKKNIESDFYEKVFMVSGAGSGIGAAVTQLLLSYGAFVSLIGRTKATLKKTCKNFPEEHYLVIETDITKEENIKRAVDLTIEKFGKLDGSFNNAGIFGDFRPLHQECRKNIDAVLATNVLGTLLCMKYQIKVLLTSKEGVIVNCASVAAHLGHSGSAVYSASKHAIVGMSKSAALQYSRQGIRVNVVSPGSTETPMLKSIYTTQNELAIRANRAPLGRLGQPEEIAHAALWLLSSNSSYVTGQEIVVDGGVLAGKAANTTFNS; encoded by the coding sequence ATGAAAATAACAAGCTCAAATAAAAAAAATATCGAAAGTGATTTTTATGAGAAAGTATTTATGGTATCAGGCGCAGGAAGCGGTATTGGTGCTGCGGTCACTCAATTGCTGCTGAGTTATGGAGCATTTGTCTCGCTTATTGGAAGAACAAAAGCTACTCTTAAGAAAACCTGCAAAAATTTTCCCGAAGAGCATTATTTAGTAATTGAGACTGATATTACTAAAGAGGAAAATATTAAAAGAGCAGTTGATTTGACGATTGAAAAATTTGGTAAATTAGATGGTTCATTTAACAACGCTGGAATCTTTGGAGATTTTAGACCACTTCATCAAGAATGTAGAAAAAATATTGATGCTGTACTAGCAACTAATGTACTTGGCACTCTACTATGCATGAAATATCAAATTAAAGTACTATTAACTAGTAAAGAGGGAGTAATAGTAAACTGTGCCTCTGTCGCTGCTCATTTAGGACATTCTGGCAGTGCGGTTTATTCGGCTAGCAAACATGCAATAGTAGGTATGTCTAAATCCGCAGCGCTACAGTATTCCAGGCAAGGAATTAGAGTAAATGTAGTAAGTCCAGGATCGACAGAGACACCAATGTTGAAATCTATTTATACAACTCAAAATGAACTGGCGATTCGAGCTAATCGGGCTCCTTTAGGAAGATTAGGACAACCAGAAGAAATAGCCCATGCTGCTTTATGGTTATTAAGTTCAAACAGCAGTTATGTAACTGGTCAGGAAATAGTCGTAGATGGAGGTGTACTTGCGGGAAAAGCAGCAAATACAACATTCAACAGTTAG
- a CDS encoding helix-turn-helix domain-containing protein → MPAPLRVKLSQLERETLSQLHQASSVPYRTRNRAQMLKLNAQGINVPEIARIFNCHEHTVRAAIQRWKEQGLTGLWSTRGRGAKAKWKAEDLEYIKACLDKGERTYNSIQLARLLKEERGVNLSSDRVRKILKKKISLEKNQTK, encoded by the coding sequence ATGCCCGCACCTTTAAGAGTAAAACTAAGTCAGTTGGAACGAGAAACATTAAGTCAATTGCATCAGGCAAGCTCAGTACCTTATCGAACCCGTAACAGAGCGCAGATGCTAAAGCTGAATGCTCAGGGCATAAATGTTCCAGAGATTGCTCGAATATTTAATTGCCATGAACATACAGTTAGAGCAGCAATTCAACGTTGGAAGGAGCAAGGACTAACAGGATTATGGTCAACTCGCGGAAGAGGGGCAAAAGCGAAGTGGAAAGCAGAAGATCTTGAATATATAAAAGCTTGTTTAGATAAAGGAGAACGAACCTACAACAGCATTCAGTTAGCACGACTTCTAAAAGAGGAAAGAGGCGTAAATCTAAGTAGCGATCGCGTGCGAAAAATTCTCAAAAAAAAGATATCGTTGGAAAAGAACCAGACAAAGTAA
- a CDS encoding ISKra4 family transposase encodes MKVTVQLVIESENNNTPQISNVGEWQRNEPLQPSNLGLALAESKELLKNIQQTLVEEQINQYQKTQSRCKKCDRQLRHKGTHSLTYRTLFGTLKLNSPRLFHCNCREREQKSFSPLATLLSKRTSPERLYLESKFASLMSYGLTVKLLEEILPLEGKLNAASVRNNLHEVAQKVEAELGEEEYIFADGCEMEWSKLPRPDLPITVGIDGGYIHSCSPKKKAKEWFEVIVGKSITDSGDTKCFGGVTSYDQKPKRRLFEVLKSQGMQMNQQVTFLSDGGENIRELQLYLNPQAEHLLDWFHITMRITVMKQMAKNPDIKPKWRKKLLKRLESIKWYIWHGNVFEALQEIESLEDLCYGDYDDIDEDAEFDPDLEISPLKLLKKVEEFQSYIENNASLIPNYGERYRCGERIASSFVESTVNQVVSKRFVKKQQMRWSLKGAHLLLQVRNLVINQELRQRIDNWYENLTPIPEVS; translated from the coding sequence ATGAAAGTAACAGTACAACTGGTCATAGAGTCAGAAAATAACAATACTCCTCAAATCTCTAATGTCGGAGAATGGCAAAGAAATGAACCCCTTCAGCCATCAAATTTAGGGTTGGCTTTGGCAGAATCCAAAGAATTACTCAAAAACATTCAACAGACTCTAGTTGAAGAACAAATAAATCAGTACCAAAAAACACAATCTCGATGCAAAAAGTGCGATCGCCAACTAAGACATAAAGGAACACATTCTCTGACTTATCGCACCCTATTTGGGACATTAAAACTCAACAGCCCAAGATTATTTCACTGTAACTGCCGAGAACGAGAACAGAAAAGTTTTAGCCCTTTAGCTACTCTACTTTCAAAGCGAACCTCACCCGAAAGATTATATCTAGAATCCAAATTCGCATCTCTAATGTCCTATGGATTGACAGTCAAACTTCTGGAAGAAATTCTGCCCCTGGAAGGCAAACTCAATGCAGCTTCAGTGAGGAATAATCTTCATGAAGTTGCTCAAAAAGTTGAAGCCGAACTGGGGGAGGAAGAGTATATATTTGCTGACGGCTGCGAAATGGAATGGAGCAAACTACCACGACCCGATCTGCCGATTACTGTAGGCATTGATGGAGGCTATATCCATTCCTGTTCTCCCAAAAAGAAGGCTAAAGAATGGTTTGAAGTGATTGTGGGAAAAAGCATTACTGATTCGGGAGATACCAAATGCTTTGGTGGAGTGACTAGTTACGACCAAAAGCCCAAACGAAGGTTGTTTGAGGTTCTGAAGTCTCAGGGAATGCAGATGAACCAACAAGTTACCTTCCTTTCTGATGGTGGAGAGAATATTAGAGAGCTTCAGCTTTATCTCAATCCCCAAGCAGAACATTTATTAGATTGGTTTCACATCACCATGCGAATAACGGTGATGAAGCAAATGGCTAAAAATCCTGACATTAAACCAAAATGGCGCAAAAAATTACTCAAAAGGCTAGAGAGTATCAAATGGTATATCTGGCATGGCAATGTATTTGAAGCTTTACAGGAGATAGAGTCTCTAGAAGACTTATGCTATGGAGATTACGACGATATAGACGAAGATGCTGAATTTGACCCCGATCTAGAAATATCTCCCTTGAAGTTACTGAAAAAGGTAGAGGAATTTCAATCTTATATTGAGAACAATGCCAGTTTGATTCCTAATTATGGCGAGCGTTATCGTTGTGGGGAAAGGATTGCTTCGTCTTTTGTCGAATCAACGGTCAATCAAGTGGTCAGCAAACGGTTTGTCAAAAAACAGCAGATGCGATGGAGTCTCAAGGGCGCACATTTATTGCTTCAAGTCCGAAATCTGGTTATCAATCAGGAATTACGTCAACGCATAGATAATTGGTATGAGAATTTAACACCCATACCAGAAGTCAGCTAA
- a CDS encoding 2-hydroxyacid dehydrogenase: protein MPKIFIGHDSVLDDVLAEVAHSLKKRGYEVVRGDVQPSSIQKKTKIELWEAFYEDTDILLISSRITLDSEILSSFKRLRGIVFPTIGINSCDIKAATELGIIIANGATSENVECMAEATVMLISSLFLRLPWKLNLFQENIPRPSSNQFSSRMLAGKKVGFFGFGRIAQETVKRLSGWKVEIFSCTRTPKHEEWSNVKFVSLEELFCESDIISINVPLTEQTENSVDWNLLSLMKPGSFLVNTARGKIVNEDALYKALESKILAGAAIDVFATEPLPIDHPLRQLENVILTQHMIGHTRELFDSLVPAAVENTVSIIEGRLPKYICNPSVISNCKVFGLQNASDF from the coding sequence ATGCCCAAAATTTTTATTGGTCATGATAGCGTTTTAGATGATGTCCTAGCAGAAGTTGCGCATTCTTTAAAAAAGAGAGGATATGAAGTTGTTCGCGGTGATGTACAGCCATCATCAATTCAAAAAAAAACAAAAATAGAGCTGTGGGAAGCTTTTTACGAAGATACTGATATTCTTTTAATCAGTTCTAGAATTACTCTCGATAGCGAAATTTTATCGTCATTTAAGCGGCTACGTGGCATAGTGTTTCCTACAATAGGTATAAATTCATGTGATATCAAAGCGGCAACTGAACTTGGCATTATTATTGCAAATGGAGCAACTTCTGAAAATGTTGAATGTATGGCTGAGGCTACAGTAATGTTAATATCTTCTCTGTTTTTAAGATTACCTTGGAAGTTAAATTTATTTCAAGAAAATATTCCTCGTCCATCCAGCAACCAATTTTCGAGTCGTATGCTTGCAGGTAAAAAAGTAGGTTTTTTCGGATTTGGTCGCATAGCGCAAGAGACTGTAAAACGTCTTTCTGGCTGGAAGGTTGAAATTTTTTCCTGTACCCGCACACCAAAACATGAAGAATGGTCAAATGTCAAATTTGTATCACTTGAGGAACTTTTTTGTGAAAGTGATATAATTAGCATTAATGTCCCTTTGACTGAACAAACAGAAAATTCTGTTGATTGGAATCTTTTGTCCCTCATGAAACCAGGATCCTTTTTAGTTAATACTGCTCGTGGCAAAATTGTTAATGAAGATGCACTGTATAAAGCTCTGGAGAGTAAAATTTTAGCAGGTGCAGCAATTGATGTTTTTGCAACAGAACCTCTTCCAATTGATCACCCTCTACGCCAGTTAGAAAATGTAATACTTACTCAGCATATGATAGGTCATACTCGTGAGTTATTTGACTCTCTTGTTCCCGCGGCAGTTGAAAATACAGTTTCAATTATAGAAGGAAGACTTCCTAAATATATTTGTAATCCTAGTGTCATTTCAAATTGTAAGGTTTTTGGTTTACAGAATGCTTCTGATTTCTAA
- the leuC gene encoding 3-isopropylmalate dehydratase large subunit, producing MKSSINKHWEEKSDKAKTLYDKVFDMHIVRPLGDDVFQMFVGMHFIHEATSPQAFSMLRELKKAVAFPRLTIATVDHVIPTNSKNRPYSESIAEAMYSELEKNTKEFNIKFFSTNDKKNGIVHVIGPELGITQPGMTIVCGDSHTSTHGAFGALALGIGTSQIRDVLATQTIIMNRLKVRRIVIEGKLASFVTAKDVILHLINVTGPKAGVGYVYEFAGSLINKMSMDQRMTICNMAVEAGARCGYVNPDSTTFAYLKGRHFSPLGEKWDTAVKWWSSLVSDKNAIYDDEIKIDAAKIAPMVTWGINLGQSIPVDGFIPSKKDCSFEYQDAHDDALQYMGLKEGQTLIKTKVDVAFIGSCTNGRTSDFIEVAEILEKSGLKVKPGIVALAVPGSYSVRDELIKLGIDKVFIKAGFEFRLPGCSMCLAMNSDRLTGNQFCASSSNRNFKGRQGSPRGRTAVMSPLMVAAAAVTGEISDPREVFN from the coding sequence ATGAAATCAAGCATTAATAAGCATTGGGAAGAAAAATCTGATAAAGCAAAAACTCTTTACGATAAAGTTTTTGACATGCATATTGTAAGACCTCTTGGTGATGATGTTTTTCAGATGTTTGTTGGAATGCATTTTATTCACGAAGCTACTAGTCCACAAGCTTTCTCAATGCTCCGCGAATTAAAAAAAGCTGTCGCCTTTCCAAGATTGACTATTGCGACGGTAGATCATGTAATTCCAACAAACTCTAAAAATCGTCCATATTCTGAATCCATTGCTGAAGCTATGTATTCAGAACTAGAAAAAAATACAAAAGAGTTTAATATTAAGTTTTTTTCGACAAACGATAAAAAAAATGGTATTGTCCACGTTATTGGACCTGAATTAGGTATAACCCAACCTGGTATGACAATAGTTTGTGGTGATTCTCACACTTCAACTCACGGAGCTTTTGGGGCTTTGGCTCTAGGAATTGGCACTTCACAGATTCGTGATGTTTTAGCTACCCAAACTATTATAATGAACAGGCTAAAGGTAAGAAGAATTGTAATTGAAGGTAAGTTAGCATCTTTTGTTACTGCTAAAGATGTTATTCTTCATTTAATCAACGTTACTGGTCCGAAGGCAGGAGTCGGATACGTATACGAGTTTGCAGGTTCATTAATTAACAAAATGTCAATGGATCAAAGAATGACTATTTGTAATATGGCTGTTGAAGCAGGTGCAAGGTGTGGATATGTGAATCCTGATAGTACAACTTTTGCTTATTTAAAGGGACGACATTTTTCTCCTTTGGGAGAAAAATGGGACACCGCGGTAAAATGGTGGAGTAGTTTAGTATCTGATAAAAACGCTATTTATGATGATGAAATAAAGATAGATGCAGCAAAGATTGCTCCAATGGTTACTTGGGGAATAAATCTTGGTCAATCTATCCCAGTTGATGGTTTTATTCCATCAAAAAAAGATTGTTCTTTCGAATATCAGGATGCTCATGATGATGCTCTGCAATACATGGGTCTTAAAGAAGGTCAGACTCTAATAAAAACTAAAGTTGATGTGGCATTTATTGGTTCATGCACAAATGGTAGAACTAGCGACTTTATTGAAGTTGCAGAGATTCTCGAAAAAAGCGGTTTGAAGGTTAAGCCAGGAATTGTTGCGCTTGCTGTTCCTGGTTCTTACTCAGTTCGTGATGAACTTATAAAGTTAGGAATAGATAAAGTTTTTATTAAAGCAGGTTTTGAATTCAGACTACCAGGTTGTTCAATGTGCCTAGCGATGAATTCTGATAGACTTACTGGAAATCAATTTTGCGCTTCATCGTCCAATCGTAATTTTAAAGGTAGGCAAGGTTCTCCAAGAGGAAGAACCGCAGTTATGTCTCCTCTTATGGTAGCGGCAGCAGCAGTTACAGGTGAAATATCCGACCCACGTGAAGTATTCAATTAA
- a CDS encoding 3-isopropylmalate dehydratase small subunit 2 produces METLLPKIVKITGTSIVLSQNDIDTDRIIPARFLKSLSFDNLGENVFHDDRKYYRSIKGNIHPFDDSDRRNANILFVAQNFGCGSSREHAAQALLRRGIEVIVGESFGEIFLGNCSVIGLPCVVVDSDIALKVRQLAKNNPFMRFSVNLEEKTLRVSNSCWDVNMNETIRQNFVSGYWNTLSILEAADELIADRWKKLPYLYEWKM; encoded by the coding sequence ATGGAAACATTATTGCCAAAAATTGTTAAAATTACTGGTACTAGTATTGTTCTGTCTCAAAATGATATTGATACTGACCGAATTATTCCTGCTCGATTTTTAAAGTCTCTTTCTTTTGATAATCTTGGAGAAAATGTCTTTCATGATGATAGAAAATATTATAGAAGTATAAAGGGAAATATTCATCCTTTTGATGATAGCGACAGAAGAAATGCAAACATTTTGTTTGTCGCTCAGAATTTCGGTTGTGGATCTTCTCGAGAGCATGCAGCACAGGCATTATTGAGGAGAGGAATCGAAGTTATTGTTGGTGAAAGTTTTGGAGAAATTTTCTTGGGAAACTGCTCTGTTATAGGGCTGCCCTGTGTTGTAGTTGATAGTGATATAGCTTTGAAAGTTAGGCAGTTGGCAAAAAATAATCCTTTTATGCGCTTTTCAGTAAATCTTGAAGAAAAGACTCTAAGAGTTAGTAATAGTTGCTGGGATGTGAACATGAATGAAACTATAAGGCAAAATTTCGTTTCTGGTTATTGGAATACTCTAAGCATACTAGAAGCTGCTGACGAGCTTATCGCAGACAGATGGAAAAAGCTTCCCTATCTTTACGAATGGAAAATGTAA
- a CDS encoding methyltransferase domain-containing protein, whose product MWNPDDYAKNSGAQLRWAQGLTKNIELQNNESILDVGCGDGKITADFAVNYPSSKVLGIDNSPAMISYAVEKYPASQYPNLSFSCVDACSIDFDREFDLIFSNATLHWIENHQVFLKRANLALRDRGRLIISCGGEGNASEILQVFAELMTSKTWSMYFDNFYNPYFFYGIQNYKAWLQQSGFTVERLQLIPKDMTHEGKNGLAGWIRTTWMPLTERVPEDKRENFITQFVDLYLAKYPLDFERLTHVSMIRLEVDAFKV is encoded by the coding sequence ATGTGGAATCCAGATGACTACGCTAAAAATTCTGGTGCTCAATTAAGATGGGCCCAAGGACTAACAAAAAATATCGAGCTACAAAACAATGAATCAATCTTGGATGTTGGTTGTGGTGATGGAAAAATCACTGCAGATTTTGCAGTCAATTATCCATCGAGTAAAGTTTTAGGTATTGATAACTCTCCTGCAATGATTTCTTACGCTGTAGAAAAATATCCAGCAAGCCAATATCCCAATCTTTCGTTTTCTTGTGTAGATGCATGTTCTATTGATTTTGATCGAGAATTTGATTTGATTTTTTCTAATGCTACATTACATTGGATAGAAAACCACCAAGTATTTCTTAAAAGAGCTAATTTAGCCCTACGCGACAGAGGAAGACTAATTATTTCTTGCGGCGGAGAAGGAAATGCTTCAGAAATTTTACAAGTTTTTGCTGAGCTTATGACTTCTAAGACTTGGAGCATGTATTTTGATAATTTTTATAATCCCTATTTTTTTTATGGAATTCAGAATTATAAAGCATGGCTACAACAATCTGGCTTTACAGTTGAACGGCTTCAATTAATACCGAAAGATATGACCCACGAGGGAAAAAATGGATTAGCAGGATGGATACGCACGACTTGGATGCCATTGACTGAGCGCGTGCCTGAAGATAAACGCGAAAATTTTATTACTCAGTTCGTAGATTTATATTTAGCAAAATATCCCTTAGATTTTGAAAGACTAACTCATGTCTCAATGATTAGATTAGAAGTTGACGCTTTCAAGGTTTGA
- a CDS encoding plasmid pRiA4b ORF-3 family protein, with protein sequence MPELIPPVTYQLKIVLVGISPMIWRRIKVSSDITIADLHYIIQTVMGWKEEHLHKFLIHGVHYGISYPGTGGLMGNAHEIKLSKLGFREREKFSYEYNFNCSWKHQIRVEAILPEESGQVLPVCTAGKGNCPPENCGGAIGFISLRQQHSRFELAVRMGEIILEGGIEEIVNHREELKELHYWATINDKTDCAKINKLLSQYATGDEAWKDCLNQTITIG encoded by the coding sequence ATGCCAGAGTTAATCCCGCCCGTTACATATCAGCTAAAAATAGTGTTAGTCGGCATCAGTCCGATGATTTGGCGACGGATCAAAGTGAGTAGTGATATTACCATTGCAGATCTCCACTACATCATCCAGACTGTCATGGGTTGGAAAGAGGAACATCTACATAAATTCCTGATTCATGGCGTACATTACGGTATCAGTTACCCTGGCACGGGCGGACTCATGGGTAATGCTCATGAAATCAAACTATCCAAATTAGGTTTCAGAGAAAGAGAAAAATTCAGCTACGAATACAACTTCAATTGTAGTTGGAAGCATCAAATTAGAGTAGAAGCTATCTTACCCGAAGAAAGCGGACAAGTATTACCAGTATGTACCGCAGGCAAAGGAAATTGTCCTCCTGAAAACTGTGGTGGTGCGATCGGATTTATTTCTCTACGCCAACAACACAGTCGATTTGAATTAGCGGTGAGGATGGGAGAAATAATATTAGAAGGTGGAATAGAAGAAATCGTCAATCATAGAGAAGAATTAAAAGAACTTCATTATTGGGCGACAATCAACGATAAGACAGACTGCGCCAAAATAAATAAATTGCTGAGTCAGTACGCTACAGGTGATGAAGCTTGGAAAGATTGTCTCAATCAAACAATTACAATCGGATGA
- a CDS encoding IS701 family transposase — protein sequence MDVELQILKHLKRDARPTISIIDQYCFAYHDLFPEVRSYECFKYLHQGIISPIKRKSLPEIAKVVGISSPQSLHHFIANSPWSVEDLKQKRLELTIKALKEKKITVIIDETGDRKKGKKTDYVAKQYLGSVGKIDSGIVSVNAYGVYENVTFPLIFKIFKPKGTLKPEDKYKTKIELASIIITELVEFGFNIELVLADSLYGEASNFLSTLNKYKLPWIVSIRSNHGVWMPNNQRVRANKWCKFTRTFSNQKSENRYIREIIYGKRHHITYWQLTTDTETMPENSTSFVMTNIQDTKSKMKKTLGNLYGLRTWVEYAFRQCKQELGWTDYRFTNFAEINRWWEIVMSTYLMISLNTQVFLSLNTSDSQNHQTEISASFTTHPQWNYQTGWKNVLNNFRLLIQPSLLLWLIFPWLEIFPNSSLLLGLHNLIDSINQLTTLPLSG from the coding sequence ATGGATGTGGAGCTACAGATTCTCAAACATTTGAAACGAGATGCTCGCCCGACAATATCAATCATTGACCAATATTGCTTTGCTTATCATGACCTATTTCCTGAAGTTAGAAGTTACGAATGTTTCAAATATTTACATCAAGGTATTATCTCACCAATTAAAAGGAAGTCATTGCCAGAAATAGCAAAGGTAGTGGGAATATCATCACCCCAATCGTTACATCATTTTATAGCTAACTCGCCTTGGTCAGTAGAAGATTTAAAGCAGAAAAGATTGGAATTGACGATTAAAGCTTTAAAAGAGAAAAAAATTACAGTGATAATTGATGAAACAGGAGATAGAAAGAAAGGAAAAAAAACTGATTATGTTGCCAAACAGTATTTAGGAAGTGTAGGTAAAATAGATAGCGGTATTGTCTCAGTAAACGCTTATGGAGTCTATGAAAATGTTACTTTTCCCTTAATATTTAAAATATTCAAGCCAAAAGGAACACTAAAACCAGAAGATAAGTATAAAACGAAGATTGAACTAGCATCAATAATTATTACAGAATTAGTAGAATTTGGATTCAATATCGAATTAGTATTGGCAGATAGTCTATATGGCGAAGCCAGTAATTTTCTCTCAACTTTGAATAAATACAAATTACCGTGGATTGTCTCCATTAGAAGTAATCACGGAGTCTGGATGCCTAACAATCAAAGAGTAAGAGCTAATAAATGGTGTAAATTTACCAGAACTTTTAGCAATCAAAAATCTGAAAATAGATATATTCGCGAAATCATTTATGGTAAAAGACATCACATAACTTATTGGCAATTAACCACTGATACAGAAACCATGCCAGAGAATTCTACTTCTTTTGTTATGACCAATATTCAAGACACTAAAAGTAAGATGAAAAAGACTCTTGGTAACTTATATGGATTAAGAACATGGGTGGAATATGCTTTTCGACAATGCAAACAAGAACTTGGTTGGACTGATTATCGATTTACTAATTTTGCTGAAATTAATAGATGGTGGGAAATTGTCATGAGTACCTATTTGATGATTAGTTTAAATACCCAAGTTTTCTTATCTTTGAATACATCTGATAGTCAAAATCATCAAACAGAAATCTCAGCTAGTTTTACTACTCATCCACAATGGAATTATCAAACTGGATGGAAGAATGTTTTGAATAATTTTCGTCTTCTGATTCAACCAAGCCTTCTTTTGTGGTTAATTTTTCCTTGGCTAGAGATATTTCCTAATTCTTCTTTATTGCTAGGATTACATAACTTAATTGATAGCATCAATCAATTAACAACACTGCCTCTTTCTGGATAA
- a CDS encoding D-isomer specific 2-hydroxyacid dehydrogenase family protein, which translates to MAKISVFSCEHELITRKFVELTAPYSGHYIYVNPPKSNKEKRSRIADMDTVIQFFNATPICASSLKGINPPQRIVVAGPVGKSVDIKAAKYLKIPVFDTPGLAVDSVAEFTLFQILSLCHQYDQNVLPLRNGEWPCIFRQDFAECTLGIIGFGRIGRKVALLAKAFKVKKILVWSPSLSKFSKLPEKISFAELDLLLSESDIVCLHLRLNKNTHEILNSSRLSLLKKDAFLINAARAELVDMSYLRSMISGNRISKVALDVFQLEPLDKNDILRSSDRVMPTAHTAWRSEKSVSKFIQAAVDFVFENLSDKVRQVV; encoded by the coding sequence ATGGCAAAAATTTCTGTTTTCAGCTGTGAACATGAACTTATAACACGTAAATTTGTTGAATTAACTGCTCCCTATTCGGGCCATTATATATATGTGAATCCACCAAAAAGTAATAAAGAAAAAAGATCTCGAATTGCTGATATGGATACAGTAATACAATTTTTTAATGCAACACCTATTTGCGCCTCTTCTTTGAAAGGCATTAATCCTCCTCAGCGCATAGTAGTTGCGGGTCCAGTGGGAAAGAGCGTGGACATTAAGGCTGCCAAATATTTGAAAATTCCAGTTTTTGATACACCAGGTTTAGCCGTAGATTCGGTTGCAGAATTTACTTTATTTCAAATACTGTCGCTTTGTCATCAATATGATCAAAATGTCTTACCTCTCAGAAATGGAGAATGGCCTTGTATTTTTCGTCAAGATTTCGCAGAATGCACACTTGGTATTATAGGATTTGGGCGTATTGGGCGGAAAGTTGCGCTATTAGCAAAAGCTTTTAAAGTCAAAAAAATTTTAGTTTGGTCGCCTTCTCTTTCAAAATTTTCTAAATTACCAGAAAAAATTTCTTTTGCTGAGCTTGATTTATTATTAAGCGAAAGCGATATAGTCTGCCTACATTTACGCCTAAATAAAAATACTCATGAAATTTTAAATTCGTCTCGTCTTAGCCTACTCAAAAAGGATGCATTTTTAATTAATGCTGCTAGAGCAGAACTTGTAGATATGTCTTATTTGAGAAGTATGATTTCTGGCAATCGAATTTCAAAGGTAGCGTTGGATGTTTTCCAACTAGAACCACTAGACAAAAATGATATTTTACGTAGTAGTGATCGCGTTATGCCTACAGCTCATACGGCTTGGAGAAGCGAAAAATCTGTTTCAAAGTTTATTCAAGCTGCTGTTGATTTTGTGTTCGAAAATTTATCAGATAAAGTAAGGCAGGTAGTTTAA
- a CDS encoding transposase, producing MLKTAALEGDIDLKYLDEAGFCLWSPVSYTYSLVGKQKCLEQSRKRYGSRISILGLWQVEESFEYGLAQGGFKGKSYLKLMNWIAEKADSKLQKTGKLTVVVQDNSPIHRSQEVRDSWKRWSEQGLLLFFLPPYCPELNEVETQWRSAFAQIVVFNARFSEPRIEDSRNCRTNIRQRIRPSYDCYTGYGKAQRKW from the coding sequence ATGCTAAAAACAGCAGCACTTGAAGGAGATATAGACCTAAAATATCTGGATGAAGCAGGTTTCTGTCTGTGGAGTCCTGTAAGTTATACATACAGTTTGGTTGGCAAACAGAAATGTCTCGAACAAAGTCGAAAAAGATACGGTTCAAGAATTAGCATTTTGGGTTTGTGGCAAGTAGAAGAGAGTTTTGAATATGGTCTTGCTCAAGGTGGTTTTAAAGGTAAAAGCTATCTTAAGCTCATGAATTGGATTGCCGAAAAAGCAGATTCTAAACTGCAAAAGACGGGAAAGCTCACTGTTGTAGTTCAAGATAATAGTCCGATACATAGAAGTCAAGAAGTTCGTGACTCTTGGAAGCGTTGGTCAGAACAAGGGTTACTATTATTTTTCTTACCTCCCTATTGTCCTGAACTCAACGAAGTTGAAACACAATGGCGCAGCGCATTCGCGCAGATCGTCGTCTTCAATGCGCGGTTCTCCGAACCGCGCATTGAAGACTCACGAAATTGCAGGACAAATATTCGACAACGAATACGACCTAGCTATGACTGTTATACAGGGTATGGAAAAGCGCAGCGAAAATGGTAA